The Arachis hypogaea cultivar Tifrunner chromosome 16, arahy.Tifrunner.gnm2.J5K5, whole genome shotgun sequence genome contains a region encoding:
- the LOC112756871 gene encoding uncharacterized protein translates to MGLPSIIVYRRKREKKGEIRKERENKEGRGELEKWGTEKERKDKRVTREREAEREKKKKSELRGRSCRHCAPRSRRRRSAAILAPVAAAVGDEARRRHSRLYRRQNYTPSLESERRCNHHVLSSTDPPPFESRTGEHARRKLSRSCRRRRVDGLAVVLLAWLLHCRSSSSLLAPESAFQACICWEESEQEKEKGGDGYLYCCCCYYRCSGACSYCRVWEMNLVVSWLLIDCRERRCSHYFSSCHCRFIYCKFIIDNGAAKIAAAAMNWG, encoded by the exons ATGGGCCTTCCATCTATCATTGTATATAGAA GAAAACGGGAGAAGAAAGgggaaataagaaaagaaagggaaaataaGGAAGGCAGGGGGGAACTTGAGAAGTGGGGAactgagaaagaaagaaaggataagCGAGTGACGAGAGAAAGAGAAgcggagagggagaagaagaagaaaagtgagTTGAGAGGAAGAAGCTGCCGCCACTGCGCTCCGCGTTCACGTCGTCGTCGTAGCGCCGCCATCCTTGCGCCAGTCGCTGCCGCTGTCGGCGATGAAGCCCGTCGCCGCCATTCGCGCCTCTATCGCCGCCAGAACTACACGCCGTCGCTGGAGTCTGAACGCCGCTGCAACCACCACGTGTTATCATCTACAGATCCGCCGCCGTTTGAGTCGCGAACAGGGGAACACGCGCGAAGGAAACTGTCGCGGAGCTGTCGTCGCCGCCGCGTTGATGGGCTCGCCGTCGTTCTGCTCGCGTGGCTGCTGCATTGCCGGAGCTCCTCGTCGCTGCTGGCGCCGGAAAGTGCCTTTCAAGCCTGTATCTGTTG GGAGGAGTCCgagcaagaaaaggaaaaaggtGGCGATGGATACCTCTACTGCTGCTGCTGTTACTATCGGTGTTCCGGAGCTTGCAGTTACTGCCGTGTTTGGGAGATGAACCTGGTTGTGTCCTGGCTGCTAATTGATTGTAGAGAGAGACGTTGTAGCCACTACTTTTCATCTTG CCACTGTCGATTTATCTATTGCAAATTCATAATTGATAATGGAGCTGCTAAGATCGCTGCTGCTGCCATGAACTGGGGATAA